A region of Vigna radiata var. radiata cultivar VC1973A chromosome 6, Vradiata_ver6, whole genome shotgun sequence DNA encodes the following proteins:
- the LOC106763912 gene encoding molybdate transporter 1, with translation MAMAYENPPSIRTSDPEAQEITPTATPSTGQPGKGYSAKVVVNKVKNNLVFHSKWGELNGAMGDLGTYIPIVLALTLARDLNLGTTLIFTGVYNIITGAIYGVPMPVQPMKSIAAQALSDKTFGVPEIMAAGIITGGVLFVLGVTGLMRLVYMFIPLCVVRGIQLAQGLSFALTAVKYVRKVQDLPKSKSLGERHWFGLDGLVLAIVCLCFIVIVNGAGEKNRGCCDGVQSGGDDLGGGQKRDEVARTKTSRLRRVIFSLPSAFMVFVLGVVLAFVRRHEVVHEIKFGPSSIEVVKFSKHAWKRGFVKGAIPQLPLSILNSVVAVCKLSSDLFPGRDFSVTSLSVTVGLMNLVGSWFGAMPSCHGAGGLAGQYKFGGRSGGCVALLGVAKLALGLVLGSSLAHILRQFPVGLLGVLLLFAGIELAMCCRDMNTKEDSFVMLICTAVSLVGSSAALGFLCGMIIYVLLRLRHWTRDKPLSAIWMHKTPQQV, from the coding sequence ATGGCAATGGCATACGAAAACCCTCCTTCGATTCGAACCTCAGATCCTGAAGCACAGGAAATCACTCCAACGGCTACTCCTTCGACCGGGCAACCAGGCAAAGGTTACTCAGCCAAAGTGGTGGTGAACAAAGTGAAGAACAACCttgtttttcattcaaaatgGGGTGAACTGAACGGTGCCATGGGTGATCTTGGCACTTATATACCAATAGTGTTGGCCTTGACCCTTGCCAGGGACCTCAACCTTGGCACCACACTCATCTTCACAGGTGTGTACAACATCATCACCGGAGCCATCTATGGCGTCCCCATGCCAGTCCAGCCCATGAAATCCATTGCTGCTCAGGCCTTGTCGGACAAAACCTTCGGCGTGCCGGAGATCATGGCTGCCGGTATAATAACCGGTGGGGTGCTGTTTGTTCTGGGTGTGACAGGGTTGATGCGGCTTGTGTACATGTTCATTCCTCTGTGTGTTGTGAGGGGAATTCAGCTGGCACAAGGCTTGTCTTTTGCTCTCACAGCAGTTAAGTATGTGAGGAAAGTTCAGGACTTGCCAAAGAGTAAATCTTTGGGTGAGAGACACTGGTTTGGGTTGGATGGGCTGGTTTTGGCtattgtgtgtttgtgtttcaTTGTGATAGTGAATGGGGCTGGGGAGAAGAATAGAGGGTGCTGTGATGGTGTGCAAAGTGGGGGTGATGATTTGGGTGGTGGCCAAAAGAGGGATGAGGTTGCAAGAACCAAGACAAGCAGGTTGAGAAGGGTTATTTTCTCACTACCTTCTGCTTTCATGGTGTTTGTGTTGGGGGTTGTTTTGGCCTTTGTGAGGAGGCATGAGGTGGTGCATGAGATAAAGTTTGGACCATCATCAATAGAGGTGGTGAAGTTCTCTAAACATGCATGGAAGAGAGGGTTTGTGAAGGGTGCAATTCCTCAACTTCCATTGTCAATTTTGAACTCTGTGGTGGCTGTTTGTAAGTTGTCATCAGATTTGTTCCCAGGGAGGGATTTCTCAGTGACTTCATTGTCAGTGACAGTGGGGTTGATGAACTTGGTTGGAAGTTGGTTTGGTGCAATGCCAAGTTGCCATGGTGCAGGTGGACTTGCAGGGCAGTACAAGTTTGGTGGTAGGAGTGGTGGTTGTGTGGCACTTCTTGGTGTTGCAAAACTGGCCTTGGGGTTGGTGTTGGGAAGTTCTTTGGCACACATTTTAAGGCAATTTCCAGTGGGATTATTAGGGGTCTTGCTACTGtttgctggaatagaactagCTATGTGTTGTAGGGACATGAACACAAAGGAAGATTCCTTTGTGATGCTTATTTGCACTGCAGTTTCACTTGTTGGATCAAGTGCAGCTCTTGGCTTTTTATGTGGAATGATTATTTATGTCCTTCTTAGGTTGAGGCATTGGACAAGAGACAAACCACTTTCTGCTATTTGGATGCACAAAACTCCCCAGCAAGTCTAA